In Lonchura striata isolate bLonStr1 chromosome 11, bLonStr1.mat, whole genome shotgun sequence, the following proteins share a genomic window:
- the FAM174B gene encoding membrane protein FAM174B translates to MRPAAAPLPLLAASLLLPLLLPAAPAARGSLEPPAGNGSRPPAAPGPGNHSGARLSPVPAALRDLSALKAAVIGACALTAALIACLLLRVFRSGKRIKKTRKYDIITTPAERVEMAPLNEEDDEDEDSTVFDVKYR, encoded by the exons AtgcgccccgccgccgccccgctgccgctgctggcggcctcgctgctgctgccgctgctgctgcccgccgcgcccgccgcccgcggcagCCTGGAGCCGCCGGCGGGCAATGGcagccgcccgcccgccgcgccgggccCCGGCAACCACAGCGGGGCCCGGCTGAGCCCCGTGCCCGCCGCGCTCCGCGACCTCTCCGCGCTCAAAGCCGCCGTCATCGGGGCCTGCGCGCTCACGGCCGCGCTCATCGCCTGCCTGCTGCTCCGCGTCTTCAG GTCTGGCAAGAGGATTAAGAAGACCAGGAAGTATGACATAATCACCACCCCAGCCGAGCGGGTGGAAATGGCTCCTCTGAACGAAGAAGACGACGAGGACGAAGACTCAACAGTGTTTGATGTGAAATACAG